The following coding sequences are from one Juglans regia cultivar Chandler unplaced genomic scaffold, Walnut 2.0 Scaffold_696, whole genome shotgun sequence window:
- the LOC109019298 gene encoding uncharacterized protein LOC109019298, which translates to MVDSKKKHGTSTSEDHGESSFHDLENGASDTSTQNCCIYSVPKTLVEVSGKKWFEPRVVSIGHYNCKNDAKHKRLQMKQKHKQEFCSILQSRVKTSMEELMEIIRRPVLEAADARSAHYSQKIKLNSATIDPFLRMLVLDGCFILELFRVLGKSKKIESDHPLASVAWAIPQFYGDLLLLENQIPFVVLKKLFETSKMPDEDYPLSLLALRFFNNVMRRSEEDLQEMSEKVVINDSLHLLNLVRLSFITRDLDKPPATVKKTETAPAIYCITKLLKAGIKIKLREEADNFLAVKFNEDNGVIEMPKITLEYFMHSFLVNCRAFEQLDNKSSKHITVYAYFLDCLVNTAKDAEYLSEHNIIDSYVGKNSEVVQFINKLGKEMDVETDQFYLYDFFRNVDDRYNKRQDGKMAKKGEKTKKSSTSEDHGESSFHDLEKGRASDTSTQNCCIYSVPKALVEISGKKWFEPRVVSIGHYNCKNDAKHKRLQVIQKHKQEFCSILQSRVKTSMEELMEIIRRPVLEAADARSAHYSQKIKLNSTTIDPFLRMLVLDGCFILELFRVLGKSKKIESDHPLASVAWAIPQFYGDLLLLENQIPFVVLKKLFETSKMPDEDYPLSLLALRFFNNVMRRSDEDVKEMSEKVVINDSLHLLNLVRLSFITHDLDKPPGEKKTEPVPVIYCITKLLKAGIKIKLREPAADSFLAVKFKNGVIEMPKIAVDYFMHSFVVNCRAFEQLDNESSKHITVYAYFLDCLVNTAKDAEYLYEHNIIDSYVGKNSEVVQFINKLGKEMDVETDQFYLYDFFRKVDDRYNNPWKKRWTEFKHRYFNTPWSFISALAALVLLVLTILQTYYTMYAYYHPK; encoded by the coding sequence ATggttgattcaaaaaaaaaacatggaacCTCGACTAGTGAGGATCATGGGGAGTCGTCTTTCCATGACTTGGAAAATGGGGCCTCCGATACTTCCACACAGAATTGCTGCATCTACAGTGTTCCCAAGACACTCGTCGAGGTCAGCGGCAAGAAATGGTTCGAGCCCCGCGTCGTCTCCATCGGGCACTACAACTGCAAGAACGACGCGAAACATAAACGCCTCCAAATGAAACAAAAGCACAAGCAGGAGTTCTGTAGCATTCTACAGTCCCGCGTCAAAACAAGCATGGAAGAATTGATGGAAATCATACGCCGGCCAGTACTTGAAGCTGCTGATGCCAGATCAGCTCATTACTCACAAAAGATTAAGCTCAACTCCGCGACGATCGATCCGTTCCTCAGAATGCTGGTTCTTGATGGTTGTTTTATATTAGAATTGTTTCGAGTACTTGGAAAATCGAAAAAGATCGAGTCTGATCACCCTCTCGCCTCCGTGGCATGGGCAATACCACAGTTCTACGGGGATCTTCTTCTGCTTGAGAATCAGATCCCCTTTGTTGTTCtgaaaaagttatttgaaaCTTCCAAAATGCCTGATGAGGACTATCCTTTGTCCTTGCTTGCTTTGAGATTCTTTAACAATGTAATGCGCAGATCCGAAGAAGATCTCCAAGAGATGAGCGAGAAAGTCGTGATCAATGACAGCTTGCATTTGCTGAACTTGGTTCGGTTAAGTTTTATCACCCGCGATCTAGATAAGCCACCGGCGACTGtgaagaaaacagaaacagCACCGGCGATATACTGCATCACGAAGCTCCTCAAAGCAGGCATTAAGATCAAACTGCGTGAGGAGGCCGACAACTTCTTGGCTGTGAAATTCAACGAGGACAACGGAGTGATTGAGATGCCCAAAATAACCCTCGAATACTTCATGCACTCTTTCTTGGTGAACTGTCGGGCATTCGAGCAGTTGGACAACAAAAGCTCCAAGCACATTACTGTTTACGCCTATTTCTTGGACTGCTTAGTAAACACAGCCAAGGACGCAGAGTACCTTTCCGAACACAACATCATTGACAGTTATGTTGGGAAGAACAGCGAGGTCGTGCAATTCATCAACAAGTTGGGGAAGGAGATGGATGTTGAAACCGATCAGTTTTATTTATACGACTTTTTCAGAAATGTGGACGATCGTTATAATAAACGGCAAGATGGCAAGATGgcaaaaaaaggggaaaaaactaaaaaatcctCGACTAGTGAGGATCATGGGGAGTCGTCTTTCCATGACTTGGAAAAAGGCCGGGCCTCCGATACTTCCACACAGAATTGCTGCATCTACAGTGTTCCCAAGGCACTCGTCGAGATTAGCGGCAAGAAATGGTTCGAGCCCCGCGTCGTCTCCATCGGGCACTACAACTGCAAGAACGATGCGAAACATAAACGCCTCCAAGTGATACAAAAGCACAAGCAGGAGTTCTGTAGCATTCTACAGTCCCGCGTCAAAACAAGCATGGAAGAATTGATGGAAATCATACGCCGGCCAGTACTTGAAGCTGCTGATGCCAGATCAGCTCATTACTCACAAAAGATTAAGCTCAACTCCACGACGATCGATCCGTTCCTCAGAATGCTGGTTCTTGATGGTTGTTTTATATTAGAATTGTTTCGAGTACTTGGAAAATCGAAAAAGATCGAGTCTGATCACCCTCTCGCCTCCGTGGCATGGGCAATACCACAGTTCTACGGGGATCTTCTTCTGCTTGAGAATCAGATCCCCTTTGTTGTTCtgaaaaagttatttgaaaCTTCCAAAATGCCTGATGAGGACTATCCTTTGTCCTTGCTTGCTTTGAGATTCTTTAACAATGTAATGCGCAGATCCGATGAAGATGTCAAAGAGATGAGCGAGAAAGTCGTGATCAATGACAGCTTGCATTTGCTGAACTTGGTTCGGTTAAGTTTTATCACCCACGATCTAGATAAGCCACCAGGGGAGAAAAAAACAGAACCAGTACCGGTGATATACTGCATCACGAAGCTCCTCAAAGCAGGGATTAAGATCAAACTTCGTGAGCCGGCGGCCGACAGCTTCTTGGCTGTGAAATTCAAGAACGGAGTGATTGAGATGCCCAAAATAGCCGTCGACTACTTCATGCACTCTTTCGTGGTGAACTGTCGGGCATTCGAGCAGTTGGACAACGAAAGCTCCAAGCACATCACAGTTTACGCCTATTTCTTGGACTGCTTAGTAAACACAGCCAAGGACGCAGAGTACCTTTACGAACACAACATCATTGACAGTTATGTTGGGAAGAACAGCGAGGTCGTGCAATTCATCAACAAGTTGGGGAAGGAGATGGATGTTGAAACcgatcaattttatttatacgaCTTTTTCAGAAAAGTGGACGATCGTTATAATAACCCGTGGAAAAAGCGCTGGACGGAGTTCAAGCATAGGTACTTCAATACGCCATGGTCATTCATTTCGGCATTGGCAGCCCTTGTGCTGTTAGTGTTAACCATTTTGCAGACCTACTACACCATGTACGCTTATTATCATCCTAAATAA
- the LOC109001555 gene encoding uncharacterized protein LOC109001555 — protein sequence MDKSWMNLGDRLVSPAYAEGVKNFLTIARNHCEGSDCIRCPCRICCNNLFLPIFEVETHLFIKGINPNYTQWIFHGEEETLPIIDDDTRLGVGVEDKYIDDMDRMLDDIWAGTFGDAPEDNTTSPTQPSIPHPSPNATFDQLLEDARRPLFDGCTKFSKLSFDVRLLHIKTVGGWSIKSFDMLISLLRSAFPDAKLPSSYEEARSLERGLNFKYHKINACPNDCILFWKEYANHNECPIYKIACDMRWHKEQRVPDETSMRHPADSQSWKTFDEAHCWFARDARNVRLGLASDGFNPFNNLAKPYSIWLVILVPYNFPPWLCRKDQVFMTSLIIPGPKSPGNDIDVYLQPLIDELLELWEHGVPTYDASTKEMFMLHAALLWTINDFPAYGNLSGW from the exons atggacaaaagctggatgaaTTTGGGTGATAGACTTGTATCACCTGCATATGCTGAAGGGGTTAAAAATTTCCTCACAATAGCACGAAACCATTGTGAGGGAAGTGACTGCATTCGGTGTCCCTGCCGTATATGCTGTAATAACCTCTTCTTgcctatatttgaggtggaGACTCACTTGTTCATAAAAGGGATCAATCCAAATTATACTCAGTGGATATTTCATGGTGAGGAGGAAACACTCCCCATCATTGACGACGACACCCGTCTCGGAGTTGGAGTTGAAGACAAGtacattgatgacatggaccGTATGTTAGATGACATTTGGGCTGGCACATTTGGAGATGCCCCTGAAGACAACACTACATCGCCAACTCAGCCATCAATACCACATCCCTCCCCAAACGCAACTTTTGACCAACTATTAGAGGATGCTCGACGTCCTCTTTTCGACGGCTGCACTAAATTCTCAAAGCTCTCATTCGATGTGAggttgttacatattaaaacgGTCGGTGGGTGGTCAATCAAGTCTTTTGATATGCTCATAAGCCTTCTGCGGTCTGCCTTTCCTGATGCTAAATTGCCTAGTTCATATGAGGAGGCAAGGTCATTGGAGCGAGGGTTGAATTTCAAGTACCACAAAATAAACGCATGCCCCAACGACTGCATTTTATTCTGGAAGGAATATGCTAATCATAATGAGTGCCCTATAT ACAAGATAGCAtgtgatatgagatggcataaagagcAGCGGGTACCCGATGAGACTAGTATGAGACATCCTGCTGACTCTCAGTCCTGGAAGACATTTGATGAAGCTCATTGTTGGTTTGCTAGGGATGctcgcaatgttaggctcgGTCTGGCAAGCGACGGCTTCAATCCCTTCAACAACCTAGCAAAACCGTATAGCATTTGGCTAGTGATTCTTGTCCCGTATAATTTTCCGCCGTGGTTATGCAGGAAAGACCAGGTCTTCATGACATCGCTCATTATCCCTGGCCCAAAATCACCAGGGAATGACATTGATGTGTATTTGCAACCTTTAATTGATGAGTTGCTTGAACTCTGGGAACATGGGGTACCTACATATGATGCTTCCACAAAGGAAATGTTCatgttgcatgctgccttattATGGACAATTAATGACTTTCCTGCTTATGGAAATCTTTCTGGGTGGTGA